In the Candidatus Cloacimonas acidaminovorans str. Evry genome, one interval contains:
- the tsaE gene encoding tRNA (adenosine(37)-N6)-threonylcarbamoyltransferase complex ATPase subunit type 1 TsaE: MKTLNLSTEQDTIDLAKYLAPLLKEGDIITLFGDLGSGKTFFVKQLGKALGIEEEIDSPSFVLMKEYSGGRLPLYHLDLYRLRNKEEIYCLGLFDILEQGITVIEWPLLVNDLLPYQTLKLEFHFDGKKRWVDIIPDKEHSPYF; encoded by the coding sequence ATGAAAACCCTAAACTTATCTACTGAGCAGGACACTATAGACCTTGCCAAATACCTTGCACCGTTATTAAAGGAAGGGGATATTATAACTCTTTTTGGCGATTTGGGTAGCGGCAAAACCTTCTTTGTAAAACAGCTTGGCAAGGCACTGGGAATTGAAGAAGAAATAGACAGTCCTTCTTTTGTTTTAATGAAGGAATATTCCGGTGGACGCCTTCCCCTGTATCATTTAGACCTATACCGTCTGAGAAATAAAGAAGAAATATATTGCCTGGGTTTGTTTGATATCTTGGAACAAGGAATAACCGTTATTGAATGGCCTCTTTTGGTAAATGATCTTTTACCCTATCAGACATTGAAATTGGAATTCCACTTTGATGGGAAAAAACGCTGGGTGGATATTATTCCCGATAAAGAGCATTCTCCATATTTTTAA
- the porX gene encoding T9SS response regulator signal transducer PorX yields the protein MKQMQILWVDDEIDLLKPFILFLEERKYNVETCNNGTDAIEKVVENKYDLVILDEMMPGLDGLATLQEIKRINPALPIVMVTKSEAEGLMDKAIASQISDYLIKPINPNQIIMAIKKIFQADEIRANQIGQQYTRYIAELNQKLFANPDWNEWSQIYRELSYWELQIDQVNDEGLRQTHFLEKRNCNTEFTNYVERNYGNWLKSDERPNLSFDLISQYIAPHFEENLPIYFIIIDCMRLDQYLAIQPYIKELFEEELDLYYSILPTATPYSRNSIFSGLMPIDIAKRFPDYWVTSSEMDNSRNRNEHQLLDEHIEELGFKLDPTSKYVKIFNMEEGNFVLRKIETWNKENLIVLVYNFLDLLAHHRSRDQILQETIPNEEGLRAFTKHWFLHSSLYEALKQIAKQDAIVILSTDHGSIKVNRATQVIGDKETSITVRYKEGKNLSVNERHALFVKKPGDFGLPSKSIVDNFIFAKDDYYFVYPNAYHQYQKQFNGTFQHGGVSMEEMILPIATCRTKRR from the coding sequence ATGAAACAAATGCAAATACTCTGGGTTGACGATGAAATAGACCTTCTCAAACCCTTTATTCTCTTCCTGGAAGAGAGAAAATATAATGTTGAAACCTGTAATAATGGAACCGACGCTATTGAAAAGGTAGTAGAGAATAAATATGACCTCGTTATTTTAGACGAAATGATGCCCGGCTTGGATGGCTTGGCAACTTTACAGGAAATTAAGCGTATCAATCCTGCCTTGCCTATTGTAATGGTTACTAAAAGTGAAGCAGAGGGCTTGATGGATAAGGCAATTGCTTCTCAAATTTCGGATTATTTGATTAAACCCATCAATCCCAATCAGATTATTATGGCTATCAAAAAGATTTTCCAAGCAGATGAAATTCGTGCCAATCAAATAGGTCAACAATATACCCGCTATATTGCAGAACTGAATCAAAAACTTTTTGCCAATCCCGATTGGAATGAATGGAGCCAAATTTACCGAGAACTGAGCTATTGGGAATTACAAATAGATCAGGTTAACGATGAAGGTTTACGCCAAACCCATTTTCTGGAAAAACGCAACTGTAATACTGAATTTACCAACTATGTAGAACGCAATTATGGTAACTGGCTGAAAAGTGATGAACGCCCCAATTTAAGTTTTGACCTTATTTCCCAATACATAGCTCCGCACTTTGAAGAAAACCTGCCTATCTATTTTATTATCATTGATTGTATGCGTCTGGATCAGTATCTGGCTATTCAACCCTACATCAAGGAACTTTTTGAAGAAGAACTTGACCTCTACTATTCCATTTTGCCAACTGCCACTCCCTATAGCAGAAATTCCATTTTCAGCGGTTTAATGCCTATTGATATTGCTAAACGCTTTCCCGATTATTGGGTAACTTCCAGTGAAATGGATAACAGCCGTAATCGCAATGAACATCAATTGCTGGATGAACATATTGAAGAGCTTGGCTTTAAACTTGATCCTACCAGCAAGTATGTAAAAATCTTCAATATGGAAGAAGGCAATTTTGTCCTGCGCAAAATTGAAACTTGGAACAAGGAAAATCTCATTGTTCTGGTTTATAACTTCCTTGATCTGTTAGCTCATCATCGCAGTCGGGATCAAATTCTACAGGAAACCATTCCCAATGAAGAAGGTCTGCGTGCTTTTACCAAACACTGGTTTTTGCATTCTTCGCTCTATGAAGCTTTGAAACAGATTGCCAAACAAGATGCGATTGTAATTCTTTCTACAGACCACGGTTCTATAAAAGTGAACCGTGCAACTCAAGTAATCGGTGATAAAGAAACATCCATAACAGTCCGTTATAAAGAAGGAAAAAATCTTTCCGTGAATGAACGCCACGCTCTGTTTGTAAAAAAACCCGGGGACTTTGGACTGCCCTCCAAAAGCATTGTGGATAACTTTATCTTTGCCAAGGATGATTACTATTTCGTGTATCCCAATGCCTATCATCAATATCAGAAACAGTTTAACGGTACTTTTCAACACGGTGGTGTCTCTATGGAAGAAATGATTCTACCGATTGCTACCTGCCGCACCAAAAGAAGATAG
- the panB gene encoding 3-methyl-2-oxobutanoate hydroxymethyltransferase — protein MTKVKNNKTDIAVFKEMKHHQEKICMLTAYDYAMAKCVSATSVDIILVGDSLGMVVLGYEDTLQVTLENMIYHCSAVRRGAPDSFIIADMPYLSFHLSEKQTRQNAGKLIVQGKVNAVKLEGGSKSRIDAIKAIVDMEIPVCAHLGLTPQSIRKFGGYKVQGKKPVEQEELLKQAEEVAKAGAFMLVLEGIPELLGKEITETVSIPTIGIGAGRFTDGQVLVYHDLLGYSDLQPKYVKRYADLNNNIIEAVENFSQEVKNGVFPAPENIYYPLIQQ, from the coding sequence ATGACCAAAGTCAAGAATAATAAAACAGATATTGCTGTTTTTAAGGAAATGAAACATCACCAAGAAAAAATCTGTATGCTTACTGCCTACGATTATGCGATGGCAAAATGTGTTTCTGCCACTTCCGTAGATATCATCCTAGTAGGTGATTCTTTGGGGATGGTAGTTTTGGGCTATGAAGATACCCTGCAGGTAACTTTGGAAAATATGATTTATCATTGTTCTGCAGTTCGTAGGGGTGCACCGGATTCTTTTATTATAGCTGATATGCCCTATCTTAGCTTTCATCTTTCCGAAAAGCAAACCAGGCAAAATGCAGGAAAGCTTATTGTGCAAGGTAAAGTTAATGCCGTTAAACTGGAAGGTGGCTCAAAATCTCGTATTGATGCTATAAAAGCCATTGTGGATATGGAAATACCTGTTTGTGCCCATTTAGGTTTAACACCACAGTCCATTCGTAAATTTGGCGGATATAAAGTTCAGGGAAAGAAACCGGTTGAACAGGAAGAACTATTAAAGCAAGCAGAGGAAGTTGCCAAAGCAGGTGCCTTTATGCTTGTTCTGGAAGGCATTCCTGAACTTTTAGGCAAAGAAATAACTGAAACGGTAAGCATTCCCACAATCGGAATCGGAGCCGGAAGATTTACCGATGGACAGGTTTTAGTTTATCACGACCTGCTTGGTTATTCAGATCTCCAGCCAAAATATGTAAAACGCTATGCCGATTTGAATAATAATATTATAGAAGCGGTGGAAAATTTTTCCCAGGAAGTTAAAAACGGAGTTTTCCCCGCTCCTGAAAATATTTATTACCCCCTCATTCAACAATAA
- a CDS encoding toxin-antitoxin system YwqK family antitoxin — protein MTNLSEIKMCPQVINNMCSLSCVPKKTGFINCPVMPLLLFIFIFSLAFGTAFAQNKSEEYLEVKTWKEPKNAVPFKELVLQDSIYLYKDKPFTGIAIERYPNGFLQRAATFVKGKQNGPMLMWYPDGSPQMSANFVNGYLQGRFLGWYNNGSVIYDLMINRGTYAGDNLFDEDASRASSEIEDREGEGPDNDQSQE, from the coding sequence TTGACTAACCTATCGGAGATAAAAATGTGTCCTCAAGTGATAAATAATATGTGTTCCTTATCCTGTGTCCCCAAAAAAACCGGCTTCATAAACTGCCCGGTAATGCCTTTATTGCTATTCATTTTTATATTTTCCCTTGCTTTTGGCACTGCCTTTGCACAGAATAAAAGTGAAGAATATTTAGAGGTTAAAACTTGGAAGGAACCGAAAAATGCGGTTCCTTTTAAGGAACTTGTTTTGCAAGACAGTATTTATCTTTATAAAGATAAACCCTTCACAGGAATTGCCATAGAACGCTATCCCAATGGTTTTTTACAACGGGCAGCAACTTTTGTAAAAGGTAAACAGAACGGTCCTATGCTGATGTGGTATCCTGATGGCAGTCCCCAAATGAGTGCCAATTTTGTAAATGGTTATTTACAAGGGCGTTTTCTGGGCTGGTATAATAATGGCAGTGTTATTTATGATTTAATGATTAACAGGGGAACTTATGCTGGTGATAATCTTTTTGATGAAGATGCAAGCCGTGCAAGTTCTGAAATAGAAGATAGGGAAGGAGAAGGTCCCGATAATGACCAAAGTCAAGAATAA
- the phnE gene encoding phosphonate ABC transporter, permease protein PhnE, with protein MVKKLKILGIEYALWLYIVACICWFLFRVFSISASSYIIFISPLFIAFLLSQCKNNIGAKIIISEETGSLWKIELAIVILITFIMAWVIVDVKPIAFFTQAANTKSIISGIFNPNLRQLVPMLSALVETIYLALLATVFAIPFAFVLSFFAAKNLMFSSFIGRIVYIIIRTISTVFRSIEAIVWAIIFCVWVGIGPFAGMLALWIHSIAALIKLYSEQIENIDPGPVEAIKATGASTLQVWRYGVTPQILAPYLAFTIYRWDMNIRMATVVGFVGGGGIGLALYQEQQMLAWRNVGLIMWLIALIVWVMDMLSGYLRSKLVTY; from the coding sequence ATGGTGAAGAAACTAAAAATATTGGGTATTGAATATGCCCTCTGGTTATACATAGTTGCCTGTATCTGCTGGTTTTTATTTCGGGTTTTCAGTATTTCCGCCAGTAGCTATATTATTTTTATCAGTCCGTTATTCATAGCATTTCTTTTGTCTCAATGCAAAAATAATATAGGAGCAAAAATAATCATCTCGGAAGAGACAGGTTCACTGTGGAAGATTGAGCTGGCAATAGTAATCCTTATTACTTTCATTATGGCTTGGGTAATTGTAGATGTAAAGCCAATCGCGTTTTTTACTCAGGCAGCCAATACAAAGTCCATTATCAGTGGAATATTTAACCCGAATTTGAGACAGCTTGTTCCGATGCTTAGTGCTTTAGTAGAAACTATTTATCTGGCTTTACTGGCAACCGTTTTTGCTATTCCTTTTGCTTTTGTGCTTTCCTTTTTTGCTGCCAAGAATCTGATGTTCAGTTCTTTTATCGGCAGGATAGTGTATATTATTATCCGAACGATTTCTACTGTCTTCAGAAGTATTGAAGCAATTGTGTGGGCAATTATTTTTTGTGTTTGGGTTGGTATTGGTCCTTTTGCCGGAATGTTAGCTTTATGGATACATTCCATAGCTGCTTTGATAAAATTATACAGTGAGCAGATTGAAAATATTGATCCGGGTCCTGTGGAAGCCATAAAAGCAACGGGTGCTTCAACTTTACAGGTATGGCGTTATGGAGTTACTCCTCAAATTTTGGCACCCTATTTGGCTTTTACAATTTACCGTTGGGATATGAATATCAGAATGGCTACAGTTGTAGGTTTTGTAGGTGGCGGAGGAATTGGTTTGGCTTTATATCAGGAACAGCAAATGCTTGCCTGGAGAAATGTAGGTTTAATAATGTGGTTAATTGCTTTAATTGTTTGGGTAATGGATATGTTAAGTGGTTACCTTCGTTCCAAACTTGTTACCTATTAG
- a CDS encoding thymidine phosphorylase — MNNFNPVELLIKKRDGYSLAPAEISCFVNAYLKGEIADYQMSAFLMACFLQGLNKQEIEALTKTYIDSGGTISFAEGLPVADKHSTGGVGDKISLMLAPIAASLGLMVPMISGRGLGHTGGTLDKLESILGFRTSFSLQEFKELVEKHSFALAGQSEELVPADKKIYALRDVTATVESPGLITASIMSKKIAEGAKHLVIDLKIGSGAFMPNINKAKELAELLMTTGKSFGQKVTVVFSNMNSPLGHAVGNALEMIEAIEYLKGNYLPDTYELTTVLTAQMLISTGKAKDFEQAKKMIDEAVVSGKALEKFREIIIAQGGEPKVLEDYSLFASSPVIYPIIAKQNGWVHKIDSRAIGYALVHIKAGRKKVTDTLDYGAGALLYPKIGDAIKQGEKIGEVHCASKNEAEKVAELILNAYKIADTQKDKEDLILEIALSEE, encoded by the coding sequence ATGAATAATTTTAATCCGGTTGAACTGTTAATCAAAAAGCGTGATGGTTATTCTCTTGCTCCGGCGGAAATTTCCTGCTTCGTAAATGCCTATTTAAAAGGAGAAATTGCCGATTACCAAATGAGCGCTTTTTTAATGGCTTGTTTTCTGCAAGGTCTGAATAAACAGGAAATAGAGGCATTAACCAAGACCTATATTGATTCCGGAGGCACTATTAGTTTTGCAGAAGGTCTGCCTGTTGCCGATAAACATTCTACCGGAGGCGTAGGAGATAAAATCAGTTTAATGCTGGCTCCTATTGCCGCTTCTTTAGGATTGATGGTGCCAATGATTTCAGGACGCGGTTTGGGTCATACAGGCGGTACTTTAGATAAACTGGAATCCATTTTAGGATTTAGAACTTCCTTTTCTCTGCAGGAATTTAAGGAGCTGGTAGAAAAACATAGTTTTGCTTTAGCAGGTCAATCTGAGGAACTTGTTCCTGCCGATAAAAAAATATATGCCTTAAGAGATGTTACCGCTACGGTAGAAAGTCCGGGTTTGATTACTGCCAGCATAATGAGCAAGAAAATTGCCGAAGGGGCAAAGCATCTGGTTATTGACTTAAAAATAGGCAGCGGTGCTTTTATGCCTAATATCAATAAAGCAAAAGAACTGGCTGAATTATTGATGACAACAGGAAAAAGTTTCGGGCAAAAAGTGACCGTGGTCTTTTCCAATATGAATTCTCCTTTGGGACACGCTGTGGGAAATGCTTTGGAAATGATTGAGGCAATTGAATACCTGAAAGGAAACTATTTACCCGATACTTATGAACTTACTACTGTTTTAACCGCTCAAATGCTCATCAGCACTGGCAAGGCAAAGGACTTTGAACAGGCAAAAAAGATGATTGATGAAGCAGTTGTCAGCGGAAAAGCACTGGAAAAATTCCGGGAAATAATTATTGCTCAAGGGGGAGAACCAAAAGTGCTGGAGGATTATTCCCTTTTTGCCTCTTCACCTGTAATTTATCCCATCATAGCTAAACAAAATGGTTGGGTGCATAAAATTGACTCCAGGGCTATTGGCTATGCCTTAGTTCATATCAAAGCAGGCAGAAAAAAAGTTACGGACACCCTTGATTATGGAGCCGGTGCTTTACTTTATCCTAAAATTGGCGATGCAATAAAACAAGGAGAAAAAATAGGAGAAGTGCATTGTGCCTCTAAAAATGAGGCGGAAAAAGTAGCAGAACTAATTTTGAATGCCTATAAAATAGCGGATACCCAAAAAGATAAAGAAGACCTCATCCTGGAAATCGCTTTATCTGAAGAATAA
- the ppnP gene encoding pyrimidine/purine nucleoside phosphorylase, with the protein MLTVNEYFEGKVKSIAFQNEQGNFTVGVMDIGEFEFGTNTIERMTVISGELTVQLPEEETWKKFTSNETFTVPAHKKFRVKVQEQTAYLCRYEY; encoded by the coding sequence ATGCTAACTGTAAACGAATATTTTGAGGGCAAAGTAAAGTCCATTGCTTTTCAAAACGAACAAGGCAACTTCACCGTAGGAGTAATGGATATTGGGGAATTTGAATTTGGCACTAATACAATTGAAAGAATGACCGTTATTTCCGGAGAACTTACCGTCCAATTACCCGAAGAAGAAACCTGGAAAAAATTTACTTCCAACGAAACATTCACCGTTCCTGCCCATAAAAAATTCCGGGTAAAAGTGCAAGAACAAACAGCATATCTTTGCCGTTATGAATATTAA
- a CDS encoding tetratricopeptide repeat protein → MKKYVFITLGLLALAFCFAEESPVTLYLQNQNLETYQQAVNYLIKIDQEGESGMQAKLNLAYIGNLESLRLMELAKADIENLKPGERFALANLYLEMDKYDDAIDIYNLLNEATPKWSCPWRHKGEALYKSGNYEAAKKSLEMAIETNKEHYDAYLWYAKTLYELKDYRNALNALETAFDLTEELEDSGFDQVIPEEEINQLYQELQKLTQNK, encoded by the coding sequence ATGAAAAAATATGTATTTATCACATTGGGATTGTTGGCGTTAGCTTTCTGTTTCGCAGAGGAATCACCGGTCACTTTATACCTGCAAAATCAAAATCTGGAGACCTATCAGCAGGCAGTTAATTATCTCATCAAAATTGATCAGGAAGGCGAAAGCGGAATGCAGGCAAAACTGAATCTTGCCTATATCGGCAATTTGGAATCTCTCCGGCTAATGGAATTGGCAAAAGCGGATATTGAGAATTTGAAACCCGGCGAACGCTTTGCCCTGGCAAATCTTTATCTGGAAATGGATAAATATGACGATGCTATTGATATTTATAATCTTTTGAACGAAGCAACACCAAAATGGAGCTGTCCCTGGCGTCATAAAGGAGAAGCCCTTTATAAAAGCGGAAATTATGAAGCCGCTAAAAAGTCACTGGAAATGGCAATTGAAACCAATAAAGAACATTACGATGCTTACCTCTGGTATGCCAAAACCCTCTACGAATTAAAGGACTATAGAAACGCTCTTAATGCTCTGGAAACCGCTTTTGACTTAACTGAAGAACTTGAAGATAGCGGATTTGATCAGGTAATTCCGGAAGAAGAAATCAATCAACTTTATCAGGAACTGCAGAAATTAACCCAAAATAAGTAA
- the groL gene encoding chaperonin GroEL (60 kDa chaperone family; promotes refolding of misfolded polypeptides especially under stressful conditions; forms two stacked rings of heptamers to form a barrel-shaped 14mer; ends can be capped by GroES; misfolded proteins enter the barrel where they are refolded when GroES binds), with the protein MAKQMQYAHEARTSLKSGVDKLADAVKVTLGPKGRYVVLDRKFGSPTITNDGVTIAKEIELENEYENMGAQLCKEVAEKTHDTAGDGTTTATILAQAIIEEGLKHVTAGVNPMYLKRGLEKATKVVVDKIREFSKEIKSSEEIAQIAAISANNDPEIGALIAEAMDSVGREGIINIEEAKSIDTGMEKVEGMQFDRGYISPYFVTNAEKMIAELEDSFILLYDKKITALKELLPILQEVSQNGRPLLIIAEDIEGEALATLVVNKLRGVLNVVAVKAPGFGDRRKAMLEDIAVLTGATLISEEMGRKLDSATMSDLGRAKKIIVEKENTTIREGAGNPEEIEGRIKQIRAQIEETTSDYDKEKLQERLAKLSSGVAVLRIGAATETEMKEKKARVDDALHATRAAVEEGIVPGGGITLIQAAKALKQLKGLSYEEKMAVDILSKALEKPAYQIAANAGEEGAVVVEKLKSFRDIHMGFNAINGQFEDLFKAGIIDPAKVVRSAIQNAASIAGLMLTTECIITDIKEPEPAVPMPNPNMADMY; encoded by the coding sequence ATGGCAAAACAAATGCAGTATGCACATGAAGCCCGCACAAGTTTAAAAAGCGGTGTGGATAAACTGGCTGATGCCGTAAAAGTTACCCTTGGTCCTAAGGGTAGATATGTTGTTTTGGACAGGAAATTTGGCTCTCCCACAATCACTAACGACGGTGTGACCATAGCCAAAGAAATTGAATTGGAAAATGAATACGAAAATATGGGTGCTCAACTCTGCAAAGAAGTTGCAGAAAAAACCCATGACACAGCTGGTGATGGAACTACAACAGCTACAATTTTAGCCCAGGCAATTATTGAAGAAGGTCTGAAACATGTAACTGCCGGCGTTAATCCGATGTATCTGAAACGCGGTTTGGAAAAGGCAACTAAAGTTGTAGTGGATAAAATCAGAGAATTCAGCAAGGAAATCAAGAGCAGTGAAGAAATTGCACAAATTGCTGCTATTTCAGCTAATAACGATCCTGAAATTGGAGCTCTGATTGCGGAAGCTATGGATAGTGTTGGTAGAGAAGGCATTATCAATATTGAAGAGGCAAAATCCATTGATACCGGTATGGAAAAAGTGGAAGGAATGCAGTTTGATCGCGGTTATATCTCTCCCTATTTTGTGACTAATGCAGAAAAGATGATTGCCGAACTGGAGGATTCCTTTATCCTGTTATACGACAAGAAAATAACCGCTCTCAAGGAACTGCTTCCCATTCTGCAGGAAGTTTCTCAAAATGGACGTCCCCTGCTTATTATTGCAGAAGATATTGAAGGTGAGGCACTTGCCACATTAGTAGTGAATAAACTGCGTGGTGTCCTAAATGTGGTTGCTGTTAAAGCACCCGGTTTCGGTGATCGCAGAAAAGCTATGCTGGAAGATATTGCCGTTTTAACTGGTGCAACTTTAATTTCTGAAGAAATGGGAAGAAAACTTGATAGCGCTACAATGAGCGATCTGGGACGCGCTAAAAAGATTATTGTGGAAAAAGAAAATACCACTATCCGCGAAGGAGCTGGCAATCCTGAAGAGATTGAAGGTAGAATTAAACAAATAAGAGCTCAAATTGAAGAGACAACTTCCGATTACGATAAAGAAAAATTGCAAGAACGCCTTGCCAAACTTTCCAGCGGAGTTGCCGTCCTCAGAATCGGTGCTGCTACCGAGACAGAAATGAAGGAAAAGAAAGCTCGCGTAGATGATGCTCTCCATGCTACCCGGGCTGCTGTTGAAGAAGGTATTGTTCCCGGTGGTGGAATTACTTTAATTCAAGCCGCTAAAGCCCTAAAACAATTAAAAGGCCTTTCCTACGAAGAAAAAATGGCTGTGGATATTTTGTCTAAAGCACTGGAAAAACCAGCTTATCAAATTGCCGCTAACGCAGGAGAAGAAGGCGCTGTAGTTGTTGAAAAACTGAAGAGCTTTCGCGATATCCATATGGGATTCAATGCTATCAATGGACAATTTGAAGACCTCTTCAAAGCCGGAATTATTGACCCCGCTAAGGTTGTTCGCTCAGCTATCCAAAACGCTGCTTCCATTGCCGGTTTGATGTTAACTACGGAATGCATTATTACCGATATTAAAGAACCTGAGCCAGCTGTCCCTATGCCCAATCCTAATATGGCTGATATGTATTAA
- a CDS encoding Fic family protein yields the protein MKPFKPEKLPLSCIDWERQISFISQAHNLLGKYEGMLQTMVNPNLLLSPLTTQEAVLSSKIEGTQATLDEVLRYEANPKMTLSPEKNADIQEILNYRKAISYAVERLKSIPLSLNLIKDVHSILMNSVRGMNKTPGEFRKVQNYIGPPGADISQATYIPPSPEEVMPAMDNLEKYIHYEEKDTIVQLAIIKAQFEIIHPFLDGNGRIGRILIPLFLFYKNIISKPVFYLSTYLEKHRDEYYQHLNNVTAKNDWNGWISFFLKAVIEQAKMNIEKAGAIQNLYDQMKITIPEITGSKYSMQLTEALFISPLFSINGLSIASMIPKATIIRIVNILKNKKIVIEIQKSRGPMPGLFMFKALYNIVK from the coding sequence ATGAAACCTTTTAAGCCGGAAAAGCTTCCTCTTTCCTGTATTGATTGGGAAAGACAGATAAGTTTTATTAGCCAAGCTCATAATTTGTTAGGTAAATATGAAGGGATGTTACAAACAATGGTAAATCCCAATCTGTTATTATCTCCTCTCACTACTCAGGAAGCAGTTTTATCTTCTAAAATTGAAGGCACACAGGCAACTTTGGATGAGGTCTTGCGCTATGAAGCAAATCCTAAAATGACACTATCTCCTGAAAAAAATGCTGATATTCAAGAGATATTAAATTATCGGAAAGCAATTAGTTATGCAGTTGAGCGGTTAAAATCCATACCTCTATCCTTAAATTTGATCAAAGATGTCCATTCCATTTTGATGAACAGCGTTAGAGGAATGAATAAAACTCCGGGAGAATTTAGAAAAGTTCAAAATTACATTGGTCCTCCAGGTGCAGATATTTCCCAGGCAACCTATATCCCTCCCTCTCCCGAAGAGGTGATGCCTGCTATGGATAATCTGGAAAAATACATCCATTATGAAGAAAAAGATACAATCGTTCAATTGGCAATAATCAAAGCACAATTTGAAATAATCCACCCTTTCCTGGATGGAAATGGAAGAATAGGAAGAATTCTCATCCCTCTCTTTCTGTTCTATAAAAATATCATAAGTAAGCCGGTATTTTATTTAAGCACTTACCTGGAAAAACATAGAGATGAGTATTATCAGCATCTGAATAATGTTACTGCAAAAAATGACTGGAACGGATGGATTTCTTTTTTCCTGAAAGCAGTTATTGAACAAGCAAAAATGAATATTGAAAAAGCAGGAGCTATCCAAAATTTGTATGATCAAATGAAAATTACAATTCCTGAAATTACTGGTTCCAAATATTCAATGCAGCTGACTGAAGCGCTTTTTATATCACCGCTTTTCAGTATTAACGGTCTTTCCATAGCTTCAATGATTCCTAAAGCAACCATCATAAGAATAGTAAATATATTAAAAAATAAGAAAATCGTGATAGAAATCCAAAAGAGCAGAGGACCAATGCCAGGATTGTTTATGTTCAAAGCTCTTTATAACATTGTTAAATAA